Below is a genomic region from Sorghum bicolor cultivar BTx623 chromosome 9, Sorghum_bicolor_NCBIv3, whole genome shotgun sequence.
CTTCATGATAGAACGTGCAAACTCAATCACTGCAATTTGCATGCCCAAGCAAATGCCAAGATATGGAATGTTGTTTTCTCGCGCGTATTTTGCAGCAAGAATTTTCCCTTGGACTCCTCTGTCTCCAAAACCTCCTGGCACCAACACACCATCTGCACCCTGAGGTGCGAAAATTCATTCAGATTTCTATATAGTGGGCTAGTGGCATGGCACAAGAAGGCATTCTCTGTTTACCTTTAGCGACTCCCATGCTTTTTCATAGGCATCAGGAGTCTGCAAATGCGATGGTATCCCAATTCAGTTAATTCTCTAAGATATAGAAAAGAAGATATGATAAGGCATAAATAAAACTGACCTCTTCTGCTGTAGAATCTTCAAGATCACAGGAAGGAACCCAGTCCACCACAAGTTTCCTGTCCAAAGCAACTGACGCATGCAAAAGAGCCTGACAGAAGAGGAAGAAAAAGATAAGGCACACCAGTTTGGTTCAAAACTGTATGTGTTATAAGATATATAAAACAGTAATGGCACCTTGATAACAGATAGGTAGGAATCTGATAAGCCAGTATACTTTCCAACCATAGCAATCCTAACCTGAAAAGGATTTTCATACCATAATATCAAGCACTGATTATTATATATAAGCTAAGAGTGAATTTGGTATTGGAAACAGCAGTTAAAATGATCAACAAACCAACCGGAGTTTTCAATCTGTCACATCTGCTGGCTCTTTCAGTCCATTCAGACAATTGGGGTTCTCGAGCAACTTTACCCACACTGCACGCATGAAGAAATAAATACATGTAAGTATTCATAGAAATGAAGCCAACTGGAAGAGCTTATAATACTTTGGTCCAATGGCATACCACTGAAGGTCTAACACTTTCAAAATAGCTTCATGGGCCTTCTGATCctataaagagagaaaagaTCTCAGGTTAACCATGTCAAATGAGAATTTGGCAATCATGCATACAAATAATTTCATATGACATACTCTGAGCAACAAAGGGATGTGCCAAATGTTTGTGACATCATGGAGATTAATGATATTTGGTATCTGCCAAATAAAATCAAAGTCAGCATTGCTGTTGCATGATGCGGACTTgacttatttttttaaaaaagaaaaactcttgAGCAGGCAACATTTTTACCGGAACATGACAAAATTGCGCGAGCTTCACTTTCACATGTTCTTCAAGTGGCTGCCAAAAAGCACAGAGCAAACAATTTATACAACCACCATCAGCATTGAAAGGTTCAGAGGAGGCACGGAATGGAAATACAGATAGAAGTTATGTGGTATACATGTGTACTACGACATGCCAAAATATCAGGCATGAGTCCAAGTCCTCTAAGTCCGCGAACACTATGTTGGGTGGGCTTTGTTTTCTATATAATTGAGGAAACAACAGCATTAGTTTCTGAACAGTAATAATATCTTTGGAATATAAAAAGTAACACTGTACCCCCAAATCAAGAGAAGCTTACCTGCTCACCAACTACATTAAGAACTGGTACAAGACTGACATGCACCAAGCAGAAGTTTCCAGGCCCTGACAAGTTTCACAAGATTGCATCAAAAAACAATTTACGCTAATAGCAAATAGacatcgatcaacatccttgagTAAAAACATAAGTAAAACAAGGAAAAAGATTACGCACAGTTACAGAGTTTCCTTACCTACACGGTATGAAAATTGACCTAATGCTTCAATGAAAGGCATTGATTCAATGTCCCCTGCATCAAGAATGTCACTGTCGTTATGTGGCAAAAAAAAtttgtcttctgcaccagaactTACAGGTATGGGAACAATTGACCAAACTTATGCTATTTTGCAACTTCCTGCAATGATACAGAATGTTCTTTTACCTATAGTGCCACCAAGTTCTATGACACAAACATCAGCTGCCTCTTCTGTGCCATCAACTGGATTCATTGCCACACGTTCAATCCACTCTTGTATTTCATCTGTGATGTGCGGCACAACCTGATAAAGAGAATTAACTCTAATTCTTAAACTCACTGTAACAATTAGCACCTTTTCTATGGCTACAGAAAAGCATGGAAATCTCTGTTCTCGTAACCATTCCTCACCTGAACAGTTTTTCCTAGGTAATCTCCTCTACGTTCCTTGTCAATGACAGACTGCAGTTTGAACATTAATAGAAAAGTTATTAACAGTTATACTATGAAATCCAAGATATCTCATAAGGTATACAGAAACATATGCTCCGGTGGTCCCAAACTCTGTCGACTACAAAGTGATAGACGACAGCTACCCATTTTCATTAAACCATATTTCTTAGTATCAGGATTTCATTATCTATCTAATTCATATTATGTGTTACTATACTTTATGATAAATACTGAATGCACATATTTAATTTCAACCACTAATAGACCTCCAGACGAATTTGCAGATGCAGTAAAGGAAGCATCCAGTTCTACAATGGGTCCTAGCCTATGATTGGTGCACTATCAACCTGATGATATGCTTTCTACCAACCAATTGCTTGTGACAGCATCACAGCAGTGGCTAAGGACCAGATGATTTCCCACATGCATTATTGAACTGTATCAGATCTTAGAATGAAAAAAAGCAACGTCACAAAAGATTTGTGGGTTCCATTAAAAATTCAGGTAAATAAGCACCTAACCTTGGtgcaaaaggaaaaaaacacCGAATATTCCTAGTCCATAAATGTCAAGGTGAAGCGTAAGCCACAACTTTAACAGATAATATACTGGCAAATTAGCTCAAAGCCTTGTGTGGACTTTTGAGAGAGGCTGTTTATTCCCGTCACCTGATAGATCTTCCCCGTGGTTATGTTGTTGTCACGAGTCAACTTGATGTCCAGAAATCGTTCGTAGTTTCCAAGGTCCAAGTCCACCTTTGAAAAGAAGGGTTGGAACAAAATGAAGTCTTGTTAGCCCATGAAAGAAGTCTTGGAGAAATATAGCACAGTTCTAACACGTTGGAGAAGAGGAGAATGGACAGCAGGACAGGTGTATGAAGCGCTGGTACTGACGACTAGTCAGTGACGGTTGAAGTGTAAAACAAGGACGATATGTGAGCTGCTGACGTGTACCACTTGGTACTGGTCTAAACAATTGGTGGCTCAAATCTCCAGTAGTGCAATGTGGTGATCGGTGTACAGTGAACCATAAAGTACGTACAGGTATACTATATGCAGTGTGAATCGTACCTCACCACCGTCGTCCAAAACAAACACCTCGCCGTGCTCGAAGGGAGACATGGTTCCGGCATCGGTGTTGAGGTATGGATCTGCACACCAGCGACAGCGAAAGCAGTTCAGAAACGGCATCATCTCCCAGAGCACCCAACAGATAAAACTCAAGAGTCAGAAGTCTCTACGGCACTAGCTCGATCAACCTACTCCACATGCGTATAGCAAAAACGAGCGTCAAAGAAGATCATAAGTAGCATGAGGACTTCAGTGACCGCCATAAGACACGTAAGTATAGCGGAGAAACCTGCAGTAAAATCAAGTACGGAGCAAGTCTTGCCGGGACGTGACGAGACAGGGTAGAAAACGTTTTTGAGAGAGACAGACGCGAGAAATGAAAGGTGCACAGCACTTGGCCCGCATGAAGAGACAAACACACGCCCAGTGAGGACAAAATTCCAGAGCACGGGATGGCAAATTTGACCTGTATTACTGCCCCCAAAATAATATTAGAAAAAAACCACTATATGCCTGAGAAGTTCATGTGCTCCAAGGAACCCAGACAGTGACACTGACACAGGATCAGATGCCCACTTCAGCAAAATAGCGACGAGTACGTGATCGCGgttcaaacaaaaaaaaatacaaacatGGGACACAGGAGATTATTTTAACAGAAAGCTAGATTAATTAAATGGCCGGCGACTAAGCTAGCTAAGCTAATCGCTGCTGGCCGGCTGGCCATCAGAGGAAGAAAAGGTAGAATTGCTTTGTGGTTGTGGCACGTACCAACAGAGGAACAAGCGGCCAAGGCATTAGTAGTAGCAGTATGTAGTAGCAGAAAAAAGAAATTGGCTGTAATAAACCAAGGAAAGCTACAAGTGCCTACTATAGCTACTAAAACGATGCCACATGAGATTAAGCCTTATCCACACATCCAAGAGCAGCCGATCGAAGGCGACCGCCGTCAAGAGCCCAAATCTGAATCAGGCCCCCCATTACGATGGAAATGGAGCCAGTCCTTCTAGCAGTAGCTAGCAACGTGGGTACCCTACTGAAGTGTGAACCCCCACCCAATTTGTGACGATCTCGAGAGAGACGACGAGTTGTTTATGCCCGAACCACCAAACGGAAACGGGCACACGTACGCATGGGAGGGACTAGGACTAGGGGAGAGTGGGGGGAGGGCAGAAAAAAAGGCTGGAGCGGCTTTTGTTTTGTACGGGGAGGCCGGGCGTTCGTGGCCTGTGCGATCACGTGGCCGCCATTACTCTCCTCCTTTTTCTGTTTGACCGGAGAGGGTCGGGCCGAGAGGGGAGAAATCAGAAACGGACGCACCGCGCGCgcgggctgcggcggcggcggcgggcttaCCGATCTTGATGGAGGTGACGCGGAAGCCGCAGGACTTGAGAAGGACGCCGATGCTGCTGGCCGTCACGCCCTTCCCGAGCCCGCTCACCACTCCGCCGGTCACCAGCACGTACTTCATGGCGTCGCGCTCGAGTCGGTTGGGGTCGATCTCCTGACGAGTGAGCGAGGTCACCTCGTGCGACGCACGCGATCGAGTCGAGGAAGGGAGGGGGGAGGCGGAGGTGACTGGCGGCGGTGCCTGCCGcggcgaggcggaggaggtgggaGGCGAGATGGGAATGGGAGAGAgaggggtttttttttttttgttgggtTGGGGGCCAGCCAAGCCAAGGCAAGAGAGGTTGGGGTTTGGGAGGGCGGAGGGGGAGGGCGTTAAATAGGCGTTGGCCCTCGGATCGGAGAGAGGAGAGAGGCCAAGGCCACAAAGGCCACTAGTGGGGCCCACTACCGTGCTCCGTAGCGCGCTCACACACACGCGTAACTGACACCGCCGAGAACCTGTAAAAAAAAACCCTACCCCTCACTACCGGTAGCGCGGCCGGGTTCTCTTCTCTCCCCTCCTGCGCCGCTAGTCGCTAGACTACAATTTGCAacgagggccttgtttagttccgaaaagttttcggatttcgatactgtagcattttcgtttgtttgtggtaaatattgtccaattatggactaactagatcaAAAGatctgtctcgtgatttataggtaaactgtgcaattattttttattttcgtctatatttaatgtttcatgcatgtgtcgaaagattcgatgtgacggggaatcttgaaaactttttggtttccagggtgaactaaacagggccgagATCTTGTAAGCGTATAGTGGTgtgtgtagtagtagtagtttatTCAGACAAATCCAAGGCATTGGACCACACGACACTTCATTGTTTGTGCAGGTATTTTAGTCGCAGTGTCACTAGCTTAGCACGTAGTACTACGTAGTACGCCCTCAGGCCACAAGTGTTCGCTTGAACTCTTCCTCGCGCAGTACTGTTCAAACAGCAGCATTAGGCTGCAATTGAGACCATGAGTGGAGGTTGAGTTAGGTTTGCATACTTGCTACTCCATGGTCTACTACTTTTAAGGTCGTGTTTGGCAGGGTCTAGATTCTGGATTCTCTGGAAATATTTCTCTAGTGATTCAGAATTACTTTGTGGGGTCATTTGTTAGCTGGCTAGATTATTTGAAACTATATAACTAGAAACTCGTGAAATCAGAGGTGGTTTAGGCTATTTCTCTTGGCTAGTACTGCCTCTATCCACAAAAAGAAGACAATTCTAGATGCATCCTTGGTTAGCGTGTCTTAAGTTTGATCAAAGTATACAAGGAAAAGATATTAATGTTTATGACACCATATTAAATAATAATACGAAGGGCAATGCTACGGTATACCCTTTACTTCTTAGGAGGTAATATCCCAAATAAATCTGAGTCATTGATTCATTGATTTCTTTTTTAGTTAGTTAATGAATTAATCAAtctaaaaaagaaagaagataTGTTGTCAAATCCTCAAATCAGGGAGAGAATCTAGAGCATGGCCTTTTCTTTCCTTGCGCATGGCCTCTTCCTTTTGGGCTTAACgtgaataaatatttttatgtatCCATATTTGAATGaggttatttttatatattttaagTTTTGATATTTTTACCTTAAAGATGACTAATTT
It encodes:
- the LOC8083780 gene encoding CTP synthase codes for the protein MKYVLVTGGVVSGLGKGVTASSIGVLLKSCGFRVTSIKIDPYLNTDAGTMSPFEHGEVFVLDDGGEVDLDLGNYERFLDIKLTRDNNITTGKIYQSVIDKERRGDYLGKTVQVVPHITDEIQEWIERVAMNPVDGTEEAADVCVIELGGTIGDIESMPFIEALGQFSYRVGPGNFCLVHVSLVPVLNVVGEQKTKPTQHSVRGLRGLGLMPDILACRSTHPLEEHVKVKLAQFCHVPIPNIINLHDVTNIWHIPLLLRDQKAHEAILKVLDLQCVGKVAREPQLSEWTERASRCDRLKTPVRIAMVGKYTGLSDSYLSVIKALLHASVALDRKLVVDWVPSCDLEDSTAEETPDAYEKAWESLKGADGVLVPGGFGDRGVQGKILAAKYARENNIPYLGICLGMQIAVIEFARSIMKLHGANSTEFDPTTKTPCVIFMPEGSKTHMGATMRLGSRRTFFQVTNCKSAKLYGNVSYIDERHRHRYEVNPDMVPEFEKAGLSFVGRDESGKRMEIIELPTHRFFVGVQFHPEFKSRPGNPSPLFLGLVAASSGQLDQRGVISKTSRCISNTGGASKLKACQNGHLMKPLKGLVNGHYSTTSNGAIPI